Proteins from a genomic interval of candidate division KSB1 bacterium:
- a CDS encoding G8 domain-containing protein, which yields MSKRCIVLSALFFASLVKADIYFTNAGGHGKWNNPANWSNGNVPAKSDHVIIPVDKTCVLPTNVAVKAITVVGRLMAEKDNKLNVEELTVRKSGSIYYSGDFCIRPLSQTTEQLGISNEGEIRGASNFECSFSIAPTMIRPTVMALS from the coding sequence ATGAGCAAGCGGTGCATTGTTCTTTCGGCTCTTTTCTTTGCATCTCTCGTAAAGGCCGACATCTACTTTACCAACGCCGGCGGCCACGGTAAGTGGAACAATCCGGCTAATTGGAGTAATGGCAATGTGCCGGCGAAATCAGATCACGTCATTATTCCGGTGGACAAAACGTGCGTTCTTCCAACTAATGTTGCGGTTAAGGCGATTACGGTCGTAGGAAGATTGATGGCCGAAAAAGACAATAAACTCAATGTAGAAGAACTAACTGTAAGAAAGTCAGGCAGCATCTACTATAGCGGCGACTTTTGCATCAGACCATTGTCTCAAACAACTGAGCAGCTAGGTATAAGCAACGAAGGCGAGATTCGTGGAGCCTCCAATTTTGAGTGTAGCTTTAGTATTGCCCCAACAATGATTCGGCCGACCGTAATGGCATTATCTTGA